Proteins found in one Mucilaginibacter inviolabilis genomic segment:
- a CDS encoding DUF262 domain-containing protein, which produces MSRLLYSVQEIFSSNGYLNTHQKAYYNIPLYQRGYKWEPRHIEKLLDDIEAFKSEDGKFYCLQNITLVPNANSFNVVDGQQRLTTLTLILSFLGEQQLVHNKVCFPDNSIRKETNKFLNTIVTNKDAEFPEGNWQEFSNMFPDYDHQDVSYLFNGYQALQKWFAKFNHDRNGDSSKFLNVLLNDVKLIVNKLETTDSEEKIFGNLNSKRVPLDGADLVRAILITRVAHEEGKRESDIKNIVRVNERRVKIGWELDQINQWWSKKEVAVYFSKFKNVKSAETGPGVKLFNEEQYPINLLYMLFAEKKGRSELTLELIEENNNNALGLYKEILKLHYTLQDWYNDKYIYHFLGYLFNHLTKREFNFGNAWKMWRDTNSREEFIKSLKDRIKLSISIEERLIDYNDIQMNWYKDSPEILVRSLVLMDIIHSLNKDHPNLPFEAFTKSNNDIEHIFPQTPEDIAEKKDYISFLNKYLLKEDNNRFDLTEFDNRKDDDDYIEIVDNFIDVHIASIRINSIGNLVLLYNKLNRSIKNASYPVKRGKIIQFFQQGNFIQPHTFQVFTRYFNNQNDENFDLEHWTNLDITANTNFITSKIKAFFN; this is translated from the coding sequence ATGAGCCGACTTCTTTATTCCGTTCAGGAAATATTTTCATCTAACGGTTACCTTAATACTCATCAAAAGGCTTACTATAATATTCCGTTATATCAACGTGGATATAAATGGGAACCCAGGCACATCGAAAAACTTTTGGACGATATTGAAGCCTTTAAATCGGAGGACGGGAAGTTTTATTGCCTGCAGAATATCACCTTGGTACCTAATGCAAACTCTTTTAACGTGGTGGACGGGCAACAACGCCTGACGACGCTTACCCTAATTTTATCGTTTCTGGGCGAGCAACAATTGGTGCACAATAAAGTGTGTTTTCCAGATAACTCTATAAGAAAGGAAACAAATAAATTTCTAAATACTATTGTGACCAATAAAGATGCTGAGTTCCCAGAGGGTAATTGGCAAGAATTCAGCAACATGTTTCCTGATTATGACCACCAGGATGTAAGCTATTTATTTAATGGTTATCAAGCATTACAGAAATGGTTTGCTAAATTCAATCATGATAGAAACGGCGACTCCTCAAAGTTTTTGAATGTCCTTTTGAACGATGTTAAATTAATCGTGAATAAGTTAGAAACTACAGACAGCGAAGAGAAAATATTTGGGAACCTCAATTCAAAAAGAGTTCCGCTAGATGGAGCTGATCTCGTCAGGGCTATTCTAATAACACGTGTGGCACATGAAGAAGGAAAACGAGAAAGCGACATTAAAAACATTGTTAGGGTAAATGAGAGGAGAGTTAAGATTGGATGGGAACTAGATCAAATCAATCAATGGTGGAGTAAAAAAGAGGTCGCTGTCTATTTCAGCAAATTTAAAAATGTTAAGTCTGCTGAAACTGGACCCGGTGTTAAGCTTTTTAACGAAGAACAGTACCCAATTAACTTACTTTATATGCTGTTCGCAGAAAAGAAAGGCAGATCAGAATTGACTCTTGAACTTATTGAGGAGAATAATAACAATGCGCTTGGTTTATATAAGGAAATCCTTAAACTCCATTACACTTTGCAGGATTGGTATAACGATAAATATATCTATCATTTCTTGGGTTATCTCTTTAATCACCTCACTAAACGTGAATTTAATTTTGGTAATGCCTGGAAGATGTGGCGGGATACAAATAGCAGGGAAGAATTTATAAAATCATTAAAAGATCGTATCAAGTTATCAATTTCTATTGAAGAAAGATTGATTGACTACAATGACATCCAGATGAATTGGTATAAGGATAGCCCGGAAATACTTGTTCGCTCATTGGTACTAATGGACATTATCCACTCTTTAAATAAGGATCATCCAAACCTTCCCTTCGAAGCATTTACAAAATCAAATAATGATATTGAGCATATATTCCCGCAAACTCCGGAGGATATCGCAGAAAAGAAGGACTACATTTCTTTTTTAAACAAATATTTGCTTAAAGAAGACAATAATCGTTTTGATCTAACCGAATTTGATAATCGGAAAGATGATGATGACTATATAGAGATAGTTGACAATTTTATAGACGTGCATATCGCTTCCATACGAATAAACTCAATTGGAAATCTCGTATTGTTATATAACAAACTTAACAGGAGTATAAAAAATGCATCGTATCCTGTAAAACGAGGGAAAATTATTCAGTTTTTCCAGCAAGGTAATTTTATACAACCCCATACTTTTCAAGTTTTTACCCGGTATTTCAACAACCAAAATGATGAAAATTTCGATCTGGAACATTGGACAAATCTGGATATAACGGCAAACACAAATTTCATTACCAGTAAAATCAAAGCTTTTTTTAATTGA